In the Carboxydothermus hydrogenoformans Z-2901 genome, one interval contains:
- a CDS encoding TIGR00282 family metallophosphoesterase has translation MNILILGDIVGRVGRRGVKEVIPRILEKHMVDFIIANGENAAGGNGLTPEIAQELFAAGINVLTMGNHTWDKKEIFTIINDEARIIRPANYPPGTPGQGYGIFRVNGKNVAVVNLMGRVFMAELDCPFRKMDEILLELQDVDYIIVDFHAEATSEKIALGWYLDGRVSLVFGTHTHVPTADERILPGGTAYITDVGMSGPLNSVIGVKTNLVLQKFLTQMPQRFESASGPYIVSGILVSLTEDGKAENITRIQYIEGE, from the coding sequence TTGAATATTTTAATACTCGGGGATATAGTAGGACGGGTGGGACGCCGAGGGGTTAAAGAGGTTATTCCCCGGATACTGGAAAAGCATATGGTAGATTTTATCATTGCCAATGGGGAAAACGCGGCGGGAGGAAATGGTTTAACCCCGGAAATTGCTCAAGAACTATTTGCCGCAGGAATTAACGTTTTAACGATGGGAAACCACACCTGGGATAAAAAAGAAATATTTACCATAATCAATGATGAAGCGCGCATTATTCGTCCGGCGAATTACCCTCCCGGGACCCCGGGACAGGGGTATGGGATTTTTAGGGTTAATGGGAAAAATGTTGCGGTAGTTAACTTAATGGGACGGGTATTTATGGCCGAGTTGGACTGTCCCTTTCGCAAAATGGACGAAATACTTTTAGAACTGCAAGATGTTGATTACATAATTGTAGACTTTCATGCCGAAGCTACTTCGGAGAAAATAGCCCTTGGCTGGTATCTGGATGGCAGGGTTTCTTTAGTTTTTGGCACCCATACCCATGTTCCGACGGCCGATGAACGGATTTTACCCGGGGGAACCGCCTATATTACCGACGTGGGGATGAGTGGGCCGTTAAATTCGGTGATTGGAGTTAAAACTAATTTGGTACTCCAAAAGTTTTTAACGCAAATGCCTCAAAGATTTGAAAGTGCCAGCGGTCCCTATATTGTTTCCGGAATTTTGGTATCCCTGACGGAGGATGGTAAAGCAGAGAATATAACCCGTATTCAGTATATTGAGGGAGAGTAA
- a CDS encoding stage V sporulation protein S translates to MEVLKVSAKSNPNSVAGALAGVIRERGSAELQAIGAGAINQAVKAVAIARGYVAPSGLDLVCIPAFTDIVIDGEERTAIKLIVQPR, encoded by the coding sequence ATGGAAGTGTTGAAAGTTTCAGCAAAGTCTAATCCAAATTCGGTAGCCGGTGCTTTAGCTGGGGTTATCCGGGAAAGAGGCAGCGCGGAGTTACAAGCTATTGGTGCAGGGGCGATTAATCAAGCGGTGAAAGCTGTGGCGATTGCCCGTGGTTATGTAGCGCCCAGCGGCTTGGATCTGGTATGCATCCCTGCCTTCACCGACATCGTTATCGACGGTGAAGAACGGACTGCCATAAAATTAATTGTTCAGCCCCGTTAA
- a CDS encoding dipeptidase gives MIIDCHLDSLVFYYNKGLNFFKEIDPEAQTSWRSLKEADVVPFLAIYIEEKFKPDGAWERFIQIYNFYQNYLNSLFNHEKTSFYLSVEGGEVIDNLLRIVHLKQLGVASLTLTWNYKNLIADGVLENNPQGLTTFGRKVVRELNEKKILIDAAHLAEPGFWDLIDLSEKPFIVSHANCRSLCDHPRNLSDRQIKALAAKGGVIGISFVPDFISAEFPTLEKLVAHFIHVAEIAGVNVLAIGSDFDGMEKRAEGVEDCSKYENLKEALLRAGFLPGEVEKIFYQNIDRVLKEVLY, from the coding sequence ATGATTATCGACTGTCATCTGGATTCTTTAGTATTTTACTATAATAAGGGTTTAAATTTTTTTAAGGAAATTGATCCAGAAGCTCAAACCAGCTGGAGAAGTTTAAAAGAAGCAGACGTTGTACCATTTTTAGCTATCTACATTGAAGAAAAATTTAAACCCGATGGAGCCTGGGAAAGATTTATCCAGATCTATAATTTTTATCAGAATTATTTAAATAGCTTGTTTAACCACGAGAAAACTTCCTTTTACTTAAGTGTGGAAGGTGGGGAAGTAATAGATAATCTTTTGCGAATTGTACATTTAAAGCAACTGGGGGTAGCTTCTCTTACCCTTACCTGGAATTATAAAAATTTAATTGCCGACGGTGTTTTAGAAAATAACCCCCAAGGCCTTACTACTTTTGGCCGGAAGGTGGTGCGGGAATTAAACGAGAAAAAAATTCTGATAGATGCTGCCCATCTTGCTGAACCCGGATTTTGGGATTTAATAGATTTATCGGAAAAACCTTTTATTGTCTCCCATGCCAACTGCCGAAGCCTTTGTGACCATCCCCGTAATCTTAGCGACCGGCAAATAAAAGCTTTAGCGGCAAAAGGCGGGGTAATTGGAATTAGCTTTGTCCCGGACTTTATATCTGCCGAATTTCCCACCTTAGAAAAGTTAGTGGCCCATTTTATCCACGTTGCTGAAATTGCAGGGGTTAATGTATTAGCAATTGGTTCTGATTTTGATGGAATGGAGAAAAGAGCTGAAGGAGTAGAAGATTGTAGCAAGTACGAAAATTTAAAGGAAGCGTTACTGAGGGCCGGATTTTTACCCGGTGAGGTTGAAAAAATATTTTACCAAAATATTGATAGAGTTTTAAAAGAAGTGTTATATTAA
- a CDS encoding aminotransferase class I/II-fold pyridoxal phosphate-dependent enzyme — MKFSTGIFDELSMLIKKVSKERDVINLSIGSPDLPPHPKIIEVLAKEVQDFQNYGYTLNPGLEELREGLIAWYQKKYGVNLKIDETLVLLGSQEGLAHLPLSFLNPGDLVLVPNPGYPIYEAAAKLAGAKIYYYPLLEENNYRLDIEKIPYDILRTAKIIFLNYPNNPLTAMANYEFFEKLVFYAKKYGFILVNDLAYGELTFDETRSISLLEIPEAIDVAVEFYSVSKSFNLAGIRVGFAAGNQKVISALTILKSNIDYGVFKPLQKAALEAFKLREVIIPDLVKTYEKRRNVLIKTLSEYGWQVKPPLATMFVWAQLPDGIKDSRKFSLDLLTNAGVAVTPGIGFGDLGEGYVRIALVADEDKLAEAGKRIGEYLQYRRVV; from the coding sequence ATGAAATTTTCAACCGGTATTTTTGACGAATTATCGATGCTGATTAAAAAAGTATCTAAAGAGCGCGACGTGATAAATTTAAGCATCGGAAGTCCCGATTTACCGCCACACCCTAAAATAATTGAAGTGTTGGCCAAAGAGGTACAGGATTTCCAAAACTATGGATATACCTTAAATCCAGGCTTAGAGGAATTAAGAGAAGGTTTAATTGCCTGGTATCAAAAAAAGTATGGAGTTAATTTAAAAATTGATGAAACCCTTGTATTACTCGGCTCGCAAGAGGGCTTGGCTCATTTACCCCTTTCTTTCTTGAATCCGGGAGATCTGGTGTTAGTACCAAATCCCGGTTATCCTATATATGAAGCGGCAGCAAAACTTGCGGGAGCAAAGATTTATTATTACCCTTTATTAGAGGAAAATAATTATCGTTTGGACATTGAAAAGATTCCTTATGATATTTTACGGACGGCAAAAATTATTTTTCTTAACTACCCTAATAACCCTTTGACTGCCATGGCCAATTACGAATTTTTTGAAAAACTTGTATTTTATGCCAAAAAATATGGTTTTATCTTAGTTAATGATTTGGCTTATGGAGAATTAACTTTTGATGAGACCAGAAGTATTAGTCTTTTAGAAATTCCTGAAGCAATTGACGTTGCAGTTGAATTTTATTCCGTTTCAAAATCATTTAATTTAGCGGGAATCAGGGTAGGTTTTGCTGCCGGTAATCAAAAGGTTATTTCCGCTTTAACAATATTAAAATCAAATATTGATTACGGCGTTTTTAAGCCTTTGCAAAAAGCGGCTTTAGAAGCGTTTAAGCTTAGAGAGGTTATTATCCCGGATTTAGTTAAGACTTATGAAAAAAGGAGAAATGTTCTTATTAAAACTTTATCCGAGTATGGCTGGCAAGTAAAACCTCCTTTAGCTACAATGTTTGTCTGGGCCCAGCTTCCTGATGGAATAAAAGATTCAAGAAAGTTTTCTTTAGATCTTCTCACCAATGCTGGTGTAGCAGTAACTCCGGGTATCGGATTTGGAGACCTCGGTGAGGGGTACGTTCGAATTGCCCTGGTGGCGGACGAGGATAAACTTGCGGAAGCAGGAAAAAGAATCGGTGAATATTTGCAGTACAGGAGGGTAGTATGA
- a CDS encoding DUF3842 family protein, with the protein MRIAVIDGQGGGIGKYIIERIRKAFGQEIEIIAIGTNSHATYSMLKAGANEGATGESALIYNLSRVDIILGPIGIAFPYGMLGEITPEMAKAFSLANIKKILLPLARENYLFAGIGDLPLPHMVDDLLELLAKEIQKRSGN; encoded by the coding sequence ATGAGAATTGCGGTTATTGATGGTCAGGGCGGAGGCATTGGGAAGTACATTATTGAAAGAATACGTAAAGCTTTTGGCCAGGAGATTGAAATAATCGCTATTGGAACCAACAGTCATGCAACTTACAGCATGTTAAAGGCAGGAGCAAATGAGGGGGCAACGGGCGAATCTGCTCTTATTTATAATTTGTCCCGGGTTGACATCATCTTGGGCCCGATTGGAATTGCTTTTCCCTACGGGATGCTTGGGGAGATTACACCGGAAATGGCAAAAGCTTTTTCCTTGGCCAATATTAAAAAAATTTTGTTACCACTGGCCCGGGAAAATTATTTATTTGCGGGAATTGGTGACCTGCCTCTTCCCCATATGGTTGATGACTTGTTAGAACTCTTAGCCAAAGAAATACAAAAAAGAAGTGGTAATTAG
- a CDS encoding alpha/beta-type small acid-soluble spore protein, which produces MVKSPLEKLKYEVAGELGIGTDDTTYRQNLEKMKIEAAREIGIYDQVKDGYWGEVPSRECGRVGGRLGGKIGGNMVKKLIALAEQQLQQKW; this is translated from the coding sequence GTGGTGAAATCACCATTGGAAAAACTTAAATATGAGGTTGCCGGGGAACTGGGCATCGGCACCGACGACACCACCTACAGACAAAACTTAGAAAAAATGAAAATCGAAGCCGCCAGGGAAATCGGTATTTATGACCAAGTTAAAGACGGCTACTGGGGTGAAGTTCCATCCCGGGAATGCGGCCGGGTTGGTGGAAGGCTTGGTGGAAAAATTGGTGGTAACATGGTAAAAAAATTAATTGCCTTGGCAGAACAGCAATTACAACAGAAGTGGTAG
- the guaB gene encoding IMP dehydrogenase: protein MESKIVKEGLTFDDVLLIPAKSEVLPRDVDTTTRFTKKIKLNIPIVSAGMDTVTEARMAIAMAREGGIGVIHKNMSIEEQAMEVDKVKRSEHGIIADPISLSPEHLIRDALEIMERYHISGVPITVEGKLVGIITNRDLRFESDYSKKIADVMTKDNLITAPVGTSLKEAEKILQKHKIEKLPLVDENFHLKGLITIKDIEKTRKYPNAAKDEKGRLRVAAAVGVSRDMMDRVKALVEAKVDAIVVDTAHGHSRGVLEAVYKIKSKYPEVELVAGNVATAEATEDLIKAGADAVKVGIGPGSICTTRVVAGIGVPQITAILDCAEVAMKYDVPIIADGGIKYSGDITKALAAGADTVMLGSLLAGTEESPGEIEIWQGRSYKVYRGMGSLGAMKEGSKDRYFQENEQKLVPEGVEGRVPFKGPVSETIFQLIGGLRAGMGYCGVRNIYELKTKTKFIKITQAGLRESHPHDVTITKEAPNYSL, encoded by the coding sequence ATGGAGTCAAAAATAGTTAAAGAAGGATTAACTTTTGATGATGTACTTTTGATTCCTGCAAAATCGGAAGTATTACCCAGAGATGTGGATACTACTACGCGTTTTACGAAAAAGATCAAATTAAATATTCCCATAGTTAGTGCAGGTATGGATACGGTAACCGAAGCGCGGATGGCTATAGCTATGGCCCGGGAGGGAGGAATTGGGGTCATACATAAAAATATGTCTATTGAAGAGCAAGCGATGGAGGTGGATAAAGTTAAACGGTCCGAACATGGAATTATTGCTGACCCAATATCGCTGTCGCCGGAGCATTTAATTAGAGATGCTTTGGAAATAATGGAACGGTACCATATTTCAGGAGTACCCATTACCGTTGAGGGAAAGCTGGTAGGAATCATAACCAATAGAGACTTACGCTTTGAATCGGATTACAGCAAAAAAATTGCTGATGTCATGACCAAAGATAATTTAATTACCGCACCGGTAGGAACGAGTTTAAAAGAGGCGGAAAAAATACTGCAAAAGCATAAAATAGAAAAGTTACCTTTAGTAGATGAAAATTTCCATTTAAAAGGCTTAATTACGATTAAAGATATTGAAAAAACCCGGAAATATCCTAATGCCGCAAAAGACGAAAAAGGAAGGTTGCGGGTTGCAGCGGCGGTCGGGGTTAGTCGAGACATGATGGACAGGGTTAAGGCTTTAGTTGAGGCTAAAGTCGATGCGATTGTGGTGGATACTGCGCACGGTCACTCCCGGGGTGTATTAGAGGCAGTATATAAAATCAAAAGCAAATATCCAGAAGTGGAATTAGTTGCCGGAAATGTGGCCACTGCTGAAGCTACCGAAGATTTAATCAAAGCCGGTGCCGATGCGGTAAAGGTGGGCATTGGTCCAGGGTCAATTTGTACCACCCGGGTAGTGGCGGGGATTGGGGTTCCACAAATTACCGCCATTCTTGATTGCGCTGAAGTTGCCATGAAGTATGATGTACCCATTATTGCCGATGGAGGTATTAAATATTCCGGGGATATCACCAAGGCATTAGCCGCGGGTGCTGATACAGTTATGCTGGGAAGTTTGTTGGCTGGAACCGAAGAAAGCCCCGGGGAAATTGAAATCTGGCAAGGGCGGAGCTATAAAGTTTACCGCGGAATGGGTTCTTTAGGCGCGATGAAAGAGGGAAGCAAGGATAGATATTTCCAGGAAAACGAGCAAAAGTTGGTGCCGGAAGGAGTAGAGGGAAGAGTTCCCTTTAAAGGGCCTGTTTCGGAAACTATTTTTCAATTAATTGGTGGACTTCGGGCCGGAATGGGATACTGTGGTGTTCGCAATATTTATGAATTAAAAACCAAAACAAAATTTATCAAAATTACCCAGGCAGGGCTTAGAGAAAGTCATCCGCATGATGTAACCATTACAAAAGAAGCGCCCAATTACAGCTTGTAA
- a CDS encoding AAA family ATPase, which translates to MPFKNPEDIASRLSKVGYFSDKQIATAIYLAYNLEKPLLIEGPAGVGKTEVALAVSQALKVPLLRLQCYPGLDEAKALYEWNYQKQLLFLQTVKNNWQEVKKDLYSEEFLLPRPLLKALTSATKTVLLIDEIDKSDEEFESFLLETLAEYAITIPELGRIKAKNPPFIIITSNNSRELSDALRRRCLYLYLDYPAREREVEIILNKVPGIDAKLAGQIVDFANRLRARDLKKKPSIAETVEMAKTIKLLNLTSLNPEVLDTTLGVLLKHWEDLKYVKEKELPNYKL; encoded by the coding sequence ATGCCTTTTAAAAATCCCGAAGATATAGCTTCCCGTTTGAGCAAAGTGGGTTATTTTAGCGATAAGCAAATTGCAACCGCAATTTATTTAGCCTACAATTTAGAAAAACCGCTTTTAATTGAAGGCCCGGCAGGCGTAGGCAAAACCGAAGTTGCCCTTGCAGTTAGTCAAGCCTTAAAAGTTCCGCTCTTAAGGCTTCAGTGTTATCCTGGATTGGATGAGGCCAAAGCCCTCTATGAATGGAATTACCAAAAGCAGCTTTTGTTTTTACAAACGGTAAAAAACAACTGGCAAGAAGTAAAAAAGGATTTATACAGTGAAGAGTTTCTCCTACCCCGCCCCCTTTTAAAAGCTCTAACTTCCGCAACTAAAACCGTTTTGCTTATCGATGAAATTGATAAAAGCGATGAAGAGTTTGAAAGTTTCCTTTTAGAAACTTTAGCAGAATATGCCATAACCATTCCCGAATTAGGTAGGATAAAAGCCAAAAATCCACCGTTTATCATAATTACCAGCAATAACTCCCGGGAACTTTCCGATGCCCTGAGGCGTCGTTGCCTTTATCTTTACCTTGACTATCCCGCCCGGGAGCGGGAAGTTGAAATCATTTTAAACAAAGTTCCGGGAATTGATGCCAAACTTGCAGGCCAAATCGTAGATTTTGCCAACCGTTTAAGAGCCAGGGATTTAAAAAAGAAACCAAGCATTGCCGAAACGGTGGAAATGGCCAAAACTATAAAATTATTAAATTTAACCTCATTAAATCCCGAAGTACTGGATACCACCCTGGGCGTGTTACTTAAGCACTGGGAAGATTTAAAATACGTAAAAGAAAAAGAGCTGCCCAATTACAAGCTGTAA
- a CDS encoding VWA domain-containing protein, with product MMEPLLDFINYLRRQGITCSLAETIDFFNALSALERPLTIQNFKNIVKITLAKTPEQQKILDDIFSYLLIEDYNLNLPTLKDKGEDAGDLGLPSGQIGNEESLYFLLRINNEEAIKKLLGSQENWSAEIKEFLANVKRKINWYENLYKIEKEFGIDVRKLTEEELEKYLVYLYKNKNQNFKTKPLQTTLDLTEKDLLEIDPLEKAVLDGYLKKIAQNLAWKKSYRKKLARRGVFNGPNTFRLTLKTGGVPTQIVCHQYKLKPAEIILLLDISGSMADYSSFFLKFTYHIAARFQKINLFLFVDKVTDVTNLLNLPYREFIETLEKEKLSYTGFSDYRRAFLEFLQNKPKLLNRQKVLIILGDAKNNWQDSGAEYLKEIKKRVKKIFWLTPLTMEETSKTDCVIHEYKPFIDKIFLCRSLKDIEKFYRDLF from the coding sequence ATGATGGAACCTTTACTTGATTTTATTAATTATCTGCGGCGTCAGGGTATTACCTGCTCTCTTGCCGAAACCATAGACTTTTTTAACGCCCTCAGCGCTTTAGAACGACCTTTAACTATCCAAAACTTCAAGAATATTGTTAAAATTACTCTGGCCAAAACTCCCGAACAGCAAAAAATTTTAGACGATATTTTTTCCTACCTTCTAATTGAAGATTATAACTTAAATTTACCAACTTTAAAAGATAAGGGTGAGGATGCGGGGGATTTAGGCTTACCGTCGGGGCAAATTGGTAATGAGGAAAGTTTATATTTTTTACTCCGCATTAACAACGAAGAAGCCATAAAAAAGCTTTTAGGCAGCCAGGAAAATTGGTCGGCGGAGATTAAAGAGTTTTTAGCTAACGTTAAACGGAAGATAAATTGGTATGAAAATCTTTATAAGATTGAAAAAGAATTTGGAATTGATGTGCGTAAACTAACTGAAGAAGAGTTAGAAAAATATTTAGTATATCTTTATAAAAATAAAAACCAAAATTTTAAAACCAAGCCTCTCCAAACAACCCTTGACCTGACGGAAAAGGATCTTTTAGAAATAGACCCGCTGGAAAAAGCGGTATTGGATGGTTATCTTAAAAAAATTGCTCAAAATTTAGCCTGGAAAAAAAGTTACCGAAAAAAGCTGGCAAGGCGCGGAGTTTTTAATGGCCCAAACACTTTCCGGTTAACCCTAAAAACCGGCGGAGTTCCCACGCAAATAGTTTGTCATCAGTATAAATTAAAGCCGGCGGAAATTATTCTGTTACTGGATATAAGTGGTTCCATGGCAGATTACTCCAGCTTCTTTTTAAAATTCACCTATCATATTGCCGCACGGTTTCAAAAAATTAATTTATTCTTATTTGTGGATAAAGTAACCGATGTCACCAACCTTTTAAATTTGCCCTACCGGGAATTTATTGAAACTTTGGAGAAGGAAAAGTTAAGTTATACAGGCTTTTCTGATTACCGGAGAGCTTTTTTAGAGTTTTTGCAAAATAAACCCAAGCTTTTAAACAGGCAAAAAGTATTGATAATTTTGGGAGATGCAAAAAATAACTGGCAGGATTCCGGTGCGGAATATTTAAAGGAAATTAAAAAAAGGGTAAAAAAAATCTTTTGGTTAACCCCTTTAACCATGGAAGAAACAAGTAAAACCGATTGTGTAATTCATGAATACAAACCTTTTATTGATAAAATATTTTTATGCCGAAGCTTAAAGGATATCGAAAAATTTTACCGGGACCTGTTTTAA
- a CDS encoding 2-hydroxyacyl-CoA dehydratase encodes MDVVRFYSNIIKRNMDKPEKINKLINFGLTTAYYYVSIFKDKRGPNSLHYLTKYCIKSIKDSLENPQNSAWVNIFSPCEFLIALDIKPLFIEAYSSFMSGFFIEDYLIDTAESRGIANTLCSYHKTFIGANELKILKKPEFMLTTSSICDANVPTFRYLSKKQNVPLYIIDVPYKYSKEAVAYVKNQLIEMVENLEEVFKRKLDLDKLREVVKIENKTRTLINKYLNYLKEKTLLVPMTFEMYMLFASHIFIGSKEMLKFYEMLLDDIKNAPPRSGKSIFFVHLLPIFEKNFQDYFNFSNKFHIAGSDLNFDYLDEIDEKDPFRGIAEKLILNTFNGEMERKVTRIRELIEKIKPDGIIQFCHLGCKQSIGGTFIIKDLATKMGIPFLYLDGDCVDKRNNQVGQNRTRLEAFLEML; translated from the coding sequence ATGGATGTAGTTAGGTTTTACAGCAATATTATTAAAAGAAATATGGATAAACCTGAAAAAATAAATAAACTTATAAATTTTGGACTTACTACTGCTTATTACTATGTAAGCATTTTTAAAGATAAAAGGGGACCCAATTCTTTACATTATCTAACTAAATACTGTATAAAAAGTATAAAAGATTCATTAGAAAATCCTCAAAATTCTGCCTGGGTAAACATTTTTTCACCCTGTGAGTTTTTAATTGCTCTGGATATAAAGCCCTTATTTATTGAAGCATATTCTTCTTTTATGTCAGGTTTTTTTATTGAAGATTATCTTATTGATACTGCCGAATCCAGGGGGATAGCAAATACTTTATGCAGTTATCATAAAACTTTTATCGGTGCCAATGAGCTTAAAATTCTTAAAAAGCCTGAATTTATGCTAACTACTTCCAGCATTTGTGATGCAAACGTACCTACCTTCAGGTATCTTTCTAAAAAACAAAACGTTCCCTTATATATTATCGATGTGCCTTATAAGTACTCTAAAGAAGCCGTAGCCTATGTAAAAAACCAGCTTATAGAAATGGTGGAAAATCTTGAAGAAGTTTTTAAGAGAAAGCTTGATCTTGATAAATTAAGGGAAGTTGTAAAAATTGAAAATAAGACAAGAACCCTCATAAATAAGTATTTAAATTATTTAAAAGAAAAAACCCTTTTGGTTCCCATGACTTTTGAAATGTATATGCTTTTTGCATCACATATATTTATTGGGAGCAAAGAGATGTTAAAGTTTTATGAAATGCTGCTTGACGATATAAAAAATGCTCCCCCAAGAAGTGGAAAAAGTATATTTTTTGTCCACCTTCTCCCTATATTTGAGAAAAATTTTCAAGATTATTTTAATTTTAGTAATAAATTTCATATTGCTGGAAGTGATTTAAATTTTGATTATCTTGACGAAATTGACGAAAAGGACCCTTTTCGCGGAATTGCTGAAAAACTTATTTTAAATACTTTCAATGGTGAAATGGAGAGAAAAGTTACCAGAATTAGAGAATTAATTGAAAAGATAAAACCAGACGGAATAATACAGTTTTGCCACCTTGGCTGCAAGCAGTCCATAGGTGGAACATTTATCATTAAAGATCTTGCAACAAAAATGGGTATCCCATTTCTTTATTTAGATGGCGACTGTGTAGATAAAAGAAATAACCAGGTGGGGCAGAACAGGACAAGGCTGGAAGCTTTTCTTGAAATGCTTTAG
- a CDS encoding acyl-CoA dehydratase activase produces MVGYVCKYTPVEIIEAFGEKPVRIESGCKSYERAEALLHTNTCSFVKGVLENIIENNIEEVILTSCCDSIKRLYDVLKERLKFIYILDLPRKKDTFAVDVFYKEIIKFIDAYKAFKNKGFAIENFLKILEDKSSFRKMQEPSESIAILGARLKDDVVEKIKNSCSVNIINFTCTGEDRIFNIESEDNLLKGYAASLLNLTPCMRMAEDRSKFFNKDFKGIIYNTIKFCDYYSYEYAEMKSQFNIPFLKIETDYTDSNSGQILTRIAAFFEATDIKKMEQKKAKKGYFAGIDSGSTSTNVVIIDENKNIISYSIIPTGPKALESAFKAFEIALNNAGIKEKDITSIVATGYGRVSIPFADKMVTEITCHGKGAFFIDNRVRTVIDIGGQDSKVIRLDESGNVIDFVMNDKCSAGTGRFLEVMSRTLGISINEMAKVHAEVKENITITSMCTVFAESEVISLIAQNKDQRDIIHALNKSVASKAVSLVDRIGRKGKYMMTGGVAKNQGVVSAIESKLGEKLVIPAEPQIIGALGAALIAFEGTNG; encoded by the coding sequence TTGGTAGGTTACGTTTGTAAATATACTCCGGTGGAAATTATCGAAGCCTTTGGAGAAAAACCGGTAAGGATTGAATCAGGATGTAAGTCTTATGAACGTGCCGAAGCCCTGCTTCATACAAATACGTGCAGTTTCGTGAAAGGAGTCTTGGAAAATATTATTGAAAATAATATTGAAGAAGTGATTTTAACCAGCTGTTGTGACAGTATAAAAAGACTTTATGATGTTTTAAAAGAAAGATTAAAATTTATTTATATTCTGGACCTCCCCAGAAAAAAAGATACTTTTGCGGTAGATGTTTTTTATAAGGAAATTATTAAATTTATAGATGCGTATAAAGCATTTAAAAATAAAGGCTTTGCTATAGAAAATTTCTTGAAAATTTTAGAAGATAAATCATCCTTCAGAAAGATGCAAGAACCATCTGAAAGTATTGCGATTTTAGGTGCAAGACTCAAAGATGATGTTGTAGAAAAAATTAAAAATTCCTGCTCAGTAAATATTATAAATTTTACATGTACAGGTGAAGACAGAATATTCAATATTGAATCAGAAGATAATTTATTAAAAGGCTATGCGGCGTCGCTTCTTAATTTAACGCCCTGCATGAGAATGGCGGAAGATCGGAGTAAGTTCTTCAATAAAGACTTCAAGGGTATAATTTACAACACTATAAAGTTCTGTGATTATTATTCTTATGAGTATGCTGAAATGAAAAGTCAGTTTAATATTCCTTTTTTAAAAATTGAAACTGACTATACTGATTCTAACAGTGGACAGATTTTAACAAGGATAGCTGCTTTTTTTGAAGCAACTGACATCAAAAAAATGGAACAAAAAAAAGCCAAAAAAGGATATTTTGCAGGAATTGACAGTGGTTCTACTTCTACAAATGTCGTGATTATTGATGAAAATAAAAATATAATATCATATTCTATTATACCAACGGGGCCTAAGGCGTTAGAGAGTGCCTTTAAAGCTTTTGAAATAGCATTAAACAATGCAGGAATTAAAGAAAAGGATATAACATCAATAGTAGCTACAGGATATGGAAGAGTAAGCATCCCCTTTGCAGATAAAATGGTCACCGAAATTACCTGTCACGGTAAAGGGGCATTTTTTATAGACAACAGGGTGAGGACCGTTATCGATATAGGGGGACAGGATAGCAAAGTAATAAGGCTTGATGAGAGCGGCAATGTTATTGATTTTGTAATGAATGATAAATGCTCCGCCGGGACAGGCCGGTTTTTAGAAGTGATGTCAAGGACTTTAGGTATTTCAATAAATGAAATGGCCAAAGTACATGCGGAAGTAAAAGAAAATATCACAATTACCAGTATGTGTACAGTATTTGCGGAATCGGAAGTAATATCTCTTATTGCTCAAAATAAAGACCAAAGGGATATAATCCATGCTCTTAACAAATCTGTTGCTTCAAAAGCAGTTTCCCTGGTTGACCGAATAGGAAGAAAGGGCAAATATATGATGACTGGTGGCGTTGCTAAAAATCAGGGAGTAGTTTCGGCAATCGAAAGCAAACTTGGGGAAAAACTTGTAATCCCCGCTGAACCTCAGATTATTGGTGCGCTTGGAGCAGCACTAATTGCCTTTGAAGGTACAAACGGATAA